A genomic window from Elaeis guineensis isolate ETL-2024a chromosome 3, EG11, whole genome shotgun sequence includes:
- the LOC105040206 gene encoding boron transporter 4, with protein MDHIRAPFRGITEDVKGRALCYRQDWISGFNSGIKILAPTMYIFFASALPVIAFGEQLSSDTDGKLSTVETLASTAICGIIHSIVGGQPLLIVGVAEPTVIMYTYLYKFAKGQEDLGEHLYLAWAAWVCVWTACMLFLLAIFNASAVITRFTRVAGELFGMLITVLFIQEAIKGMVNEFNIPEGEDGALPLYQFQWLYTNGLLGIIFAIGLLYTALKSRRARGWRYGTGWFRSFIADYGVPLMVVVWTALSFAVPSKLPSGVPRRLFSPLPWESNSLHHWTVAKDMLSVPPVYIFAAIIPSLMVAGLYFFDHSVASQMAQQKEFNLKNPSAYHYDILVLGFMVLICGLLGIPPSNGVLPQSPMHTKSLAVLKRQLIRKKMVQSAKESIKLQASNLEIYGKMQEVFIEMDKGHTTISVEELKDLKDAVMRDETGEGELKGRFDPDKHIDAHLPVRVNEQRLSNLLQSILVGACLGAMPIIKKIPTSVLWGYFAYMAIDSLPGNQFWERILLLFITPGRRYKVLEGVHASFVESVPFRQIAIFTIFQFVYLLLCFGVTWIPIAGILFPLPFFLLIIIRQHILPKFFHPLHLWELDAAEYEEIAGVPHHCSLSIREYETSQSGSDDGDDEVCDAEILDEFTTSRGEFKLRLSFKEDRNIQVHPEESLQSE; from the exons ATGGATCACATTAGAGCTCCCTTCAGGGGGATCACCGAGGATGTCAAAGGAAGGGCACTGTGCTATAGGCAAGACTGGATTAGTGGATTTAATTCAGGCATCAA GATATTGGCTCCAACAATGTATATCTTTTTTGCTTCTGCACTTCCAGTCATTGCATTTGGAGAGCAACTAAGTAGTGACACTG ATGGCAAACTCAGCACAGTGGAAACTTTGGCTTCAACTGCTATCTGCGGCATCATACATTCAATAGTTGGTGGGCAGCCCCTGTTAATTGTTGGTGTTGCAGAACCCACTGTGATAATGTACACATACTTATACAAATTTGCCAAAGGACAGGAAGATCTAGGCGAGCATCTATATCTGGCTTGGGCAGCGTG GGTTTGCGTCTGGACTGCTTGTATGCTATTTCTTCTAGCAATTTTTAATGCTTCTGCTGTTATTACTAGATTTACAAGGGTTGCAGGAGAACTTTTTGGGATGTTGATCACGGTTCTCTTTATTCAAGAAGCTATTAAG GGAATGGTAAATGAATTTAATATACCTGAAGGTGAAGATGGAGCTCTACCGCTTTACCAGTTTCAGTGGCTTTATACAAATGGTCTGCTGGGGATTATATTTGCCATTGGCCTGCTGTACACTGCATTGAAGAGCAGAAGGGCAAGGGGATGGAGATATGGCACAG GGTGGTTTAGAAGTTTCATTGCTGACTATGGGGTTCCCTTGATGGTCGTGGTCTGGACAGCATTGTCATTTGCAGTCCCAAGCAAATTGCCTTCGGGAGTTCCAAGAAGGCTTTTTAGTCCTCTTCCTTGGGAATCCAATTCCTTGCACCACTGGACTGTTGCTAAG GATATGCTATCGGTTCCTCCAGTCTACATATTTGCTGCCATAATACCTTCTCTCATGGTTGCAGGCCTCTACTTTTTTGACCACAGTGTTGCTTCACAGATGGCACAGCAGAAGGAGTTTAATCTTAAAAACCCCTCTGCCTACCATTATGACATTTTGGTCCTTGGATTCATG GTTTTGATTTGTGGCTTGCTTGGAATTCCCCCTTCAAATGGTGTTCTTCCACAGTCACCTATGCATACCAAGAGTCTTGCTGTTCTCAAGAGGCAG TTAATTCGCAAGAAGATGGTTCAAAGTGCAAAAGAGAGCATTAAGCTGCAAGCTAGCAACTTGGAGATATATGGCAAAATGCAAGAGGTTTTCATAGAAATGGACAAAGGACATACT ACAATCTCAGTAGAAGAGCTGAAGGATTTGAAGGATGCAGTCATGAGAGATGAAACTGGTGAAGGAGAGTTGAAAGGTCGATTTGATCCAGACAAGCATATAGATGCCCACTTGCCAGTCCGGGTCAACGAGCAAAGATTGAGCAATCTGTTGCAGTCCATTTTGGTGGGTGCCTGTCTTGGAGCTATGCCCATCATCAAGAAGATACCTACATCAGTTCTTTGGGGGTATTTTGCTTACATGGCCATTGATAGCCTTCCTGGGAACCAGTTCTGGGAAAGAATACTACTTCTGTTCATTACCCCTGGCCGGCGTTACAA GGTTCTGGAAGGTGTCCATGCATCTTTTGTGGAATCGGTGCCCTTTAGACAAATAGCTATCTTCACAATATTCCAATTTGTGTATCTTCTTCTGTGTTTTGGGGTGACATGGATACCTATAGCAGGAATTCTATTCCCATTGCCATTCTTCCTCCTGATTATCATCAGACAGCATATCCTCCCCAAATTCTTTCATCCACTTCATCTCTGGGAATTGGACGCAGCCGAATATGAGGAAATTGCTGGAGTTCCTCATCATTGCAGCCTTTCAATTAGG GAATATGAGACATCCCAATCGGGCAGTGATGATGGCGATGATGAAGTGTGCGATGCTGAAATATTGGACGAGTTCACCACCAGTAGAGGGGAATTTAAACTAAGATTGAGCTTCAAAGAAGACAGAAACATTCAG GTTCATCCTGAGGAGAGCCTGCAGAGTGAATGA